A genome region from Euphorbia lathyris chromosome 4, ddEupLath1.1, whole genome shotgun sequence includes the following:
- the LOC136225845 gene encoding B3 domain-containing transcription factor VRN1-like isoform X2, with protein MASDRRRNNQPLSEPERPRFFKLILDDQGKLVFPRKFVRNHGHHLSSHVMLKVPSGAKWEVDVIKSDGQIWLQKGWPEFVKYYSISYAHFLVFEYEKENGDFNVTIFDKTATEIEYPSSFSHEKNMVDEAKEPDVSVQISDPPSRKTLTRHIPKGNRKKLIEKESSSKEQNLVLSNPPQAAKNFNSPNPSFKAPIISDCLNRGRLYITRTFFKNIEPGTKATMLEVNNRFWPVKLLNYPHLGRAALSAGWKAFAKDNSLNVGDVCSFEMINTSDQTLLMKVSIARDSPICLLTNGDDEKLECPVSKVEETRIEIPDKLSSKRKEKSPLSSSRPRKDMKNVENFTDMIGEDTIVEVKKEKGIHTEIPTLIGGSACSLVVFEMKEKQ; from the exons ATGGCTTCTGACAGGAGGAGAAACAATCAACCGCTGTCTGAACCAGAGAGACCTCGGTTTTTTAAGCTAATTCTTGATGATCAAGGGAAATTG GTCTTTCCAAGAAAATTTGTAAGAAATCATGGACATCATCTGTCAAGCCATGTGATGTTGAAGGTCCCTAGTGGTGCAAAATGGGAAGTTGACGTAATAAAAAGTGACGGTCAGATTTGGTTACAAAAGGGATGGCCAGAATTTGTTAAATATTACTCAATTTCTTATGCACATTTTCTAGTATTTGAATATGAAAAGGAGAATGGTGATTTCAATGTTACAATATTTGATAAAACTGCCACAGAGATAGAATATCCATCCAGTTTCAGTCATGAGAAGAATATGGTTGATGAAGCAAAAGAACCTGATGTTTCTGTTCAAATATCGGACCCGCCATCAAGAAAAACATTGACCCGCCATATTCCCAAAG GTAATAGAAAGAAATTGATAGAGAAAGAAAGTAGCAGCAAGGAACAAAACCTTGTACTTTCAAATCCTCCTCAAGCTGCCAAAAACTTTAACTCTCCAAATCCATCCTTCAAAGCACCAATTATATCAGACTGTCTGAATCGTGGGAGATTG TACATTACCAGAACTTTTTTCAAGAACATCGAGCCAGGAACAAAAGCCACAATGTTAGAGGTTAACAATAGATTTTGGCCTGTGAAACTGCTTAATTATCCACATCTTGGGAGAGCGGCACTATCTGCAGGATGGAAGGCCTTTGCAAAGGACAATTCTCTGAATGTGGGAGATGTTTGCTCCTTTGAAATGATTAATACTAGTGATCAAACTCTGCTGATGAAGGTTTCCATTGCGAGGGATTCACCCATATGTTTACTAACTAATGGAGATGATGAAAAACTAGAATGCCCAGTGTCTAAGGTTGAAGAAACCCGAATTGAAATTCCTGATAAGCtatcaagcaaaagaaaagagaaatcaCCATTATCATCTTCTCGGCCTCGTAAGGATATGAAAAATGTAGAGAATTTCACTGACATGATAGGGGAAG ATACTATCGTTGaagtaaagaaagaaaagggtatTCATACTGAAATTCCTACTTTAATCGG
- the LOC136225845 gene encoding B3 domain-containing transcription factor VRN1-like isoform X1 produces the protein MASDRRRNNQPLSEPERPRFFKLILDDQGKLVFPRKFVRNHGHHLSSHVMLKVPSGAKWEVDVIKSDGQIWLQKGWPEFVKYYSISYAHFLVFEYEKENGDFNVTIFDKTATEIEYPSSFSHEKNMVDEAKEPDVSVQISDPPSRKTLTRHIPKGNRKKLIEKESSSKEQNLVLSNPPQAAKNFNSPNPSFKAPIISDCLNRGRLYITRTFFKNIEPGTKATMLEVNNRFWPVKLLNYPHLGRAALSAGWKAFAKDNSLNVGDVCSFEMINTSDQTLLMKVSIARDSPICLLTNGDDEKLECPVSKVEETRIEIPDKLSSKRKEKSPLSSSRPRKDMKNVENFTDMIGEDTIVEVKKEKGIHTEIPTLIGRGSACSLVVFEMKEKQ, from the exons ATGGCTTCTGACAGGAGGAGAAACAATCAACCGCTGTCTGAACCAGAGAGACCTCGGTTTTTTAAGCTAATTCTTGATGATCAAGGGAAATTG GTCTTTCCAAGAAAATTTGTAAGAAATCATGGACATCATCTGTCAAGCCATGTGATGTTGAAGGTCCCTAGTGGTGCAAAATGGGAAGTTGACGTAATAAAAAGTGACGGTCAGATTTGGTTACAAAAGGGATGGCCAGAATTTGTTAAATATTACTCAATTTCTTATGCACATTTTCTAGTATTTGAATATGAAAAGGAGAATGGTGATTTCAATGTTACAATATTTGATAAAACTGCCACAGAGATAGAATATCCATCCAGTTTCAGTCATGAGAAGAATATGGTTGATGAAGCAAAAGAACCTGATGTTTCTGTTCAAATATCGGACCCGCCATCAAGAAAAACATTGACCCGCCATATTCCCAAAG GTAATAGAAAGAAATTGATAGAGAAAGAAAGTAGCAGCAAGGAACAAAACCTTGTACTTTCAAATCCTCCTCAAGCTGCCAAAAACTTTAACTCTCCAAATCCATCCTTCAAAGCACCAATTATATCAGACTGTCTGAATCGTGGGAGATTG TACATTACCAGAACTTTTTTCAAGAACATCGAGCCAGGAACAAAAGCCACAATGTTAGAGGTTAACAATAGATTTTGGCCTGTGAAACTGCTTAATTATCCACATCTTGGGAGAGCGGCACTATCTGCAGGATGGAAGGCCTTTGCAAAGGACAATTCTCTGAATGTGGGAGATGTTTGCTCCTTTGAAATGATTAATACTAGTGATCAAACTCTGCTGATGAAGGTTTCCATTGCGAGGGATTCACCCATATGTTTACTAACTAATGGAGATGATGAAAAACTAGAATGCCCAGTGTCTAAGGTTGAAGAAACCCGAATTGAAATTCCTGATAAGCtatcaagcaaaagaaaagagaaatcaCCATTATCATCTTCTCGGCCTCGTAAGGATATGAAAAATGTAGAGAATTTCACTGACATGATAGGGGAAG ATACTATCGTTGaagtaaagaaagaaaagggtatTCATACTGAAATTCCTACTTTAATCGG